The genomic region GGTTTATGTGGAGTGCAGTTCGGGAGGCCTTCCACACAGACTGGAACCCCGTTTCGGGGACACAATTGGTCTCGATTCTAAAATCCACTAAAGGGACCTCTAGCAGAATCGCCTGGCGTTGCGTAGGGGCGTTACTATGGGCACTTTGGACGACGCGAAACAAAATTACGATTGAAAAGAAATTTCCTAACCACCCTGCAGACATGATCTTCAAATGCCACCTATTTTTGCAGATGTGGACACCGCTGGGGAAGGAGCGCGATGCTGAGCGCATGACAGAAGCCATGGAGCGTATCAAGTCAATTCAGACGAGGGCAAGACAAAACATGACGAGTTGATGATGCTTTTGGAGCCTCCCGCGGTGTTTAGTCGTTTAGGTCATTGCTCTTGCTGGTCCGTCATGGTGATTATGTAGCGATGAACCTTGCTTTTGCTGCCCTGAGGGGTGTGTTGCTGAACCTGTTACTGTGTAACCGTTAAACCTGGATGCCTttcgggctttattaatttaaagccggacgcttctagcgtcttcgttcaaaaaaaaatatgttttcgAAGAGAGAAAAACTCAAGATGAGCCAGACCAGGAGGAAGAACTTAAGGGTCTGCAAGATTAGTACTCAGAATACACTCAGTCGGGACTTGGTTCATATGTCGGTAGAGAACAAGACCATTGTCTGGCATGTGAATGCACTTTATATTATACATCTAGAACATCAGACACGTACGCGCACACTATACTCATATTTGTGTTGCTATTTAGGGAATAGGGAGTGCTTCTCTTCCTTTTTGTTAGCATCATCCATCTTTCTCCCAAATAAAGACCACATAACATGAAATAGTCCCACAGAGAAAATAACAGAGACTGCACCCATAGAGAAAACAACATAGACTGCATCCACTGGACAAAATAGTTCATTCATGCTAATGGATACAAAAGAACGAGTCGACTTGCATAAAAAGTAGATGAATGTATACCAAGCAAATAAGAATTACAAAGTACGAATTAATACTCATCACACGTGTATGGAACTATAGAAATAAAATGAATACCGGGAATACTACACCAATTATTCTAGAAATAGCACAGTGTGGCTCAATAAGGGGTCTCCTCCAGGAACTGTCAAATGTGAGTTGTCGGTGGTTTGCACTTCGGAGGCGGCTTTGGTTTCGGTTCAGGTTTAGGCTTGGGCTCCGGCTTTGTTTCCGGTTTCGGCATTGGCTCGGGCTTAGGCTCTGGCTTTGGTTTGGAGCAGGGCTCGGGCTTGTGCTTTGGCTTCGGTTTTGGCATCGGCTTGGGCTTGCGTTTGGGCTCAGGCTTGGATCCAGGCTTTGGTTTGGGTTTGGGCATCGGTTCAGGTTTGCATGGCTCCGGCTCTGAGTGCGGCATAGTTTTTGGCACTGGCTCTGGTTTGGGTTCTGGCTTTGGCTCTGGCTCTGCAAACTTCTCAATGGCGGCAAGGCCTCGGCCAGCGGTGGCTACTTGGTGGAAAGTGGAGGCTGCTACTACCCCGATGAGGAGCACGGCGAGGAAGCAATGCCTCGCCATTGCTGCCTGCTTCTTGTGCTTGCAGCCAGTGTTGCACCTGCTGTactttgtgtgtgtgcgcgtgtgtgttgtGTGGAGAACTGGAGATACATATTGTGTGGTTTTATAGAGTGTGTGAAACAAAGCAGATCTGGAGGCTGCACAATTAACATTGCAGGTAGCTAGCTGGAGTGACAAGTATTGTGTAACATGGCAATGAAGTTGTATTGGTTAATTACAAATGAAGGAACCAATGTGCGTACCTACAGGGTGTTAATAAGCACAGCTGGACTTTGCGTGTGTGTCTCCATGCGATGATAGCAGAAGGGTAACAATATTTTAACTCTGTTAGTTGTCTCCCGCAAGCAGAAAATTATGTTAGTTGCGCTGTCCACTGCTCACACGTCTATGTGATCAGCCATCATCTAGAAATCACGAGCGACCGTGTATACACGTTAGTGCAATACAAAGTAAATGGGCAATCGCTTCAGTTCAACTCACAATGGAAAAGAAAGCCCAGTCGATCGCTAAGATGTATGTGATGGCCATTTACTATTTTGTGACGTGATAGCCATTTATTATTTTGTTTGCCGCAAAGGTTGCATGCGTTTGGCTCACTATTACTATCAAGAGATAGGAATGTGAGACAAGCCTTGTATTACTAACTTTTTAAACCATGCCTTCTAAACCCAGATGCAGGGTGTAGGAGAGAGGTGTTTTGAAGCTTAGACTCCGTGGATCCTTTTTTTTAACAAAAGATAAAAAATTAATATTTGAAGTTTCAAAACAatgtttgaagtttcaaaaaaacatGTGGATTTAATTTTTGGATTTGCTGACACTTGAAAACATGATTTTGATTTTTTCATAAAAGGGCTCCATGGAGTCTGAACTCCAGAACAAACATGGTTGCCGACTTTATAACCATGATATATTTAGATCAGCTAAGAATATTCGCGAAGGTGAAGTTTGTTAGAGTTGtatcgaatattgtgtacaagttaggttacattTGGACTTtaagtagtattgtgtttagataggatatgaagTCGTgttctaataggacacttgtatcgtaggcctctcatatatagtagGGAACACAGGaagtaacctatgccaacataatagcacaggcgcaaGGGGGAGCAGGCGGCGTGTGCCGACGCCGGGGTGatcggtgtgcggtattgtgacggtgtcatgggaaGGAGCGTCCATAGTCATTTcccgggatgtagccatatcgatgaacccCGTTAACAAACATCGGTGTCGTGCTCGCGTGATTGTTTGGTACTCAGATGACCTACGAATGCCTCAGATTTATTTTAACAAAAATAGACACACGAAATAAGCAGCACACGATGCCGTTTTCGTCCGCATGCTGAACCAAATATATCACGCACATGATTATTGCAAGGCTGCTGAAGCGCCCGTTACAGCCCCGCGCGCGCAATAAATCATTTTTTTTCCGGCGCGCGGCTAAGATAGCGCGCTTGTTGGACCTTCAGTCCCCTTCCCATCTATCCTTCCCATCTATCGCCCCAACCTTCCCTTCTTTTCCCCAGCCCAGATTAAGAGATAAACAAACCCATCGACGTGCACGCACCAACCCAAGGCGGATCTGGGATCGATCAACACCTGCACCGGAGAGGAGCAGATCGGAACAACTTGATGGCACTCGATCTGGGATCCATGTTCCTAGACCTAGCTGCTGCGGCTGCTGCGTATGGCCGCCTCGACGAGGACGACGCCCGCACCAAGCCTGGCAGCAATCCATCACAGGGTTCCCCGTCCCTGAACCCCCCTGCTCATGGCTAccccgacggcggcggcgaccggccACCCTTCGTCTTCATCGAACCATACGCCTACTTTGCGGACCGCCACAacgccaccaccgccggctgcagcATGGAGGGTCTCCATCTCCGGGGAGACATCAAGATCACCTTCTGCACTGCCCAGCCACCGCAAGTCTCCTACCTCTGCGCCCACGCCACCGCCTACGACCACACCGTGTTCGCCGTCCGGCCTTCCATAGTCACCACACAGACTAACGGCGGCCTCGTCCTCCTATGCGTCGTGGTCGGTGACCGGCCATCCGATGCCATGTTTCGCCACAGACGAcactacttcgtctacgacgccAGCGTCCCCTCGCTCAAGCACATCAAGCAGCCCGGCGACGGCCACCCAGTCAACAAGCAGTCGTTTGCCATTGTGCGCAAACCTGACCGCAGCTACGTCCTCGCCGCACAAGCCGGTGCGTTCGGATGCCGCAATCCTTCTGCTCACCTCTGCCTATATCACTCCGGCACCAACTCCTGGAGCAAACTGCATGTCGATTCAGTCCCCTACGGCGAGTTTATCACATACAAGGCATTCACCATCGGAGGAGATAAAGGCACAGTGGCCTGGGTCGATCTCTCACATATGATCATCTTCTGCAACGTGCTGGACAAACGTCCCAAGCTTCGTTTCCTCAGAATACCGATCGAGCCGACGAATGCAGGTGGATTGCCGGCTGTTCGGGACATCTTGGTCCTTGATGGCTTCATCAAGATGGTCGAGCTGCAGCACGTTGCCGGTGGTTGGAAGGCCACAATATGGAGCATCAAGACTGGTGTCTTCTCTAAAAAGGCTTGGCGCGTCGATTACCAGTTCGATTCTTCTGATATACCTGAACCGTCGCTGCCTAAGCTGAAGCTCCCTGAAGGTGTCACGGCTCAGCCTACCTTGACGACTCTCCATATTGGCCTGCCCAAGCTGAGCCTGCCAGATGATGGAATTCTTTACTTACTAGCCAAGATTGACTACCGTGACAGACAGCACACAGCTTGGGTGCTTGCTGTTGACATGAAGAACAAGACTGTCCAGAGAGTGGCCGAATTTAGCCCCAAGAGGGCTATTGGTTTATGCAGGGGCTATGATTCAAGTACAATCTCCAAATATCTCAAAGTTGCTTCAGGTAACTGTTTCCACCGCTGCCTTACCATCTGCCGCTTCCTGTGCATGCTAAATTATATTACCAGATTAATTAAAACAAGTTcatggaggagagagggaggggggggggggctgtatcATCATATCACACACATAGACAGTTTAGGGTTTAGTGTGGATACTCTGATGAGTTCAACCGAAATAAGATATGCTAGGTAGGTCAATGGTACCATTCATCTGAAGACATTTCTAGGATCGGTGACGTCTAGCGCTGCTGATTTGGGAATACCATGCTGAGGTGTTAAAGACATTGTAGTATAGATACACACCGACAACATATGCAAATCTAACATGTGTTGGAAGCAGATATACAGCCAATACTCAAGTAAAATGTTAGCTTTTTGGGATCCACAGTTTTCTACTGTTGCTGTATGAACACTGAAATTCTCCCCAGAGCAATTCCCTTTTCCTGTGACACATTTCAGTTGGGTGTTGCCGGATTCTACTACTATAAACTATTTACTTGTAGAGCTCTACATCTTCTAACAAGTTTGGCCTTTTTCGGCTGTCTGTTTCACAAGGAAGCCGAAAGTGGTGGTTGTATATTAGGGCTGTGCTACGTAGTCGTTCATCGATCAGCTTTTTGTTTCTTCCCAACCATTACTGAAGACTTTTGCTTAATTTCATGAGCCAGGTACAAAAGCAAATTAATGCCAAAATCACCAGAGATGCCATTACAACGATGCAAGTAGGATCTCCAGATATCTCCAAACAAGCTAGCTAGCCAGGGATGCCATATGATTGCCGGGACAAGAAGGCGCAGCTTGGGCAGGTGCAGTGTGCATGATATATGGTGTTGGGCGATTAATCCGGGTGTCATATGATGAGCAAGGCTAGTGCTTCACTGGCATATATATCTAGTTAGAACTAATATAatagtgatctaaaagatcttatatcaGTTTACAAAGGAATACTTATTAGAAAGGCGGTACAATATATATTGCCCGTTGGTTGCTGCAGCCTGCAGGGTGTATATTGTCATCCCTTCTCCACAGATATGGGACAACGAGCTGCATGTACATTTGATGTTTATTAGGTGACTTGATTTCTAGACGATTTGGTGTTTACTAGGATTTTCATTCTGGATTGCTTGTTGTACTAGCTAAATTAACCAAGTGATGTTGGAATCATAGCGTGCGGGCGTGCAACATGAAGTAAGTCTTGCGATCAACGCCTCCAGAAGCATGGAATTATTTCACTTAGATGCACACAAGTTGGTTTAGTTTGGCTTTCAAAACTCGATCGTTTGACGGCTGATGCTGCCGTCACAAAATTCGGCAACAATATGAAACAAAACTCAGTCCTGGACACTGCTGAAGCGTTTTCTGGACTTGCTGAAGCTTCCGTTAACTTTTTTTTTTAGAACAAAGACGCCAgaggcgtccggctttaaattaataaagcccacaacataGGAAGCGTAGCACAACCACAAAACCAACACGCAGCAACCGACTGAAGACGAGCGAGTCTTGGTGAACAACTAACCGGAGGCGAGAATAAGTACGTTACAAGGCGCAACCGGCCTAGCGAAACGAGCACGCAGGCTCAGCTGAAACTAGAACCAAAAGGGGGTGCCCATCCCTATGGGACAGCggacggcgcgggcggcggggcgcgggactTGGCGTAGACTGAGTGGAGGCGGCTGATAGCATGGCGATGGAGGTCAGAGTCCTGTTGCCTTCCCAGCGGTGCCCATTGCTGCAAGAACACAATGCATTTGAAAATAACGTCAGCAGGATGTGAGGGAAACACACCCTCAATAATAAACTTATTACGAATATGCCAAATAGCCCATAACATGGCCGCCGCGCATGTCCACATGACCCGGCGTGTCGGGCCTTGAACCAATGACAAGGAAGACACTAGCACGGCACGGGAGCGGGGATCCCAATCCACCCCCGCGGCCTCGCGGACCGCGCTCCAGGCGAAACGCGACAGCGAGCAACGGAAGAAGGCGTGGTCCGCATCTTCCGGCACCCCGCACAAAGCACAAGGGCCAGCGGCGGGGCCGTTGCGCTTGGCAAGGTTGATCGAGGTAGGAAGGCGATCTTGGCAGAGCTGCCAGAGAAAGACTTTGATTTTTAGAGGGATTTTAGCCTTCCATAGCCCCATGGCAGCCGAAGAAACCTGGCCGCGGGTGAGCTCTCTGTATAAGGACTTGACAGAGAAATTACCAGAGCCCGAAAGTCTCCAAGAGACCGTGTCCGCGGAGTCCGACAGGCGGACATCCGCAATCAACGCCCGAAGGCAATCCCACTCCTCTATCTCCGGGCCCGCAAGTTCTCTACGGAAGTTGATGCGGGGTGGAGATGAGCTAAGAGCCGAGGCAACCAGTTGATTGGGCTCGACTGCTATGGAGTAGAGATGACGAAACTCGGACCAGAGGGGTTGTTGGCCAACCCAAAGGTCTAGCCAAAACCGTGTAGAACGTCCGTTGTTAACCCCAAACAGTGCGCCCCTGGCGAAGAAGGGTTTGAGGGCTTGAATGGAGTTCCAGAAGGGGGACCCACGGGGGGCCGCCTCAAAG from Triticum aestivum cultivar Chinese Spring chromosome 4A, IWGSC CS RefSeq v2.1, whole genome shotgun sequence harbors:
- the LOC123082475 gene encoding uncharacterized protein, translating into MALDLGSMFLDLAAAAAAYGRLDEDDARTKPGSNPSQGSPSLNPPAHGYPDGGGDRPPFVFIEPYAYFADRHNATTAGCSMEGLHLRGDIKITFCTAQPPQVSYLCAHATAYDHTVFAVRPSIVTTQTNGGLVLLCVVVGDRPSDAMFRHRRHYFVYDASVPSLKHIKQPGDGHPVNKQSFAIVRKPDRSYVLAAQAGAFGCRNPSAHLCLYHSGTNSWSKLHVDSVPYGEFITYKAFTIGGDKGTVAWVDLSHMIIFCNVLDKRPKLRFLRIPIEPTNAGGLPAVRDILVLDGFIKMVELQHVAGGWKATIWSIKTGVFSKKAWRVDYQFDSSDIPEPSLPKLKLPEGVTAQPTLTTLHIGLPKLSLPDDGILYLLAKIDYRDRQHTAWVLAVDMKNKTVQRVAEFSPKRAIGLCRGYDSSTISKYLKVASGTKAN